GCACCGCCCCCTGGCAGGGAAAGTGAGTCCAGGCAAAGGCAAGGTGCAGCGAGAATAAAGGGTTTTCGCTCTGGCAGAATTACCCGCTGGCACTGAACGCTCAGTATCTTTTTGCCATGGGTTATCAGCCGACGCAGGTGACACCTTTAGCAGCGCTGAATGAAAGGAGGTGAAGCCACTTGACGTCTGTTCGGAAAATCATGTCGGCTTCCTTGCATACCATTGGTCCAGGTGAACCTCTACCCATTGCACTAATGAAAATGCGGCAGGGTCAATGCCGCCACCTGCCTGTACTCGAAAGCGGACGTTTGGTGGGAATGTTGAGTGACCGTGACCTGAAGGAGGCATGGCCGTCTGACGTGCCTGCGTTATCCCGCGGGGAGCTCATCCAAAACGTAGGGACGATCAAAGTCAGAGACGTCATGACCCGCGAGGTGATCACGGTCGATGAGGAAACTTCCATCTCGCAGGCGGCCGCGCATCTGTTGAGGCGCCACATCAGCGCGTTGCTCGTGGTCAACAAACACGGTCATTTGACTGGCATCGTGACTGTGAAGGATCTGCTGCGTGAACTGGTCCGGCTCACCTCCTAACAACCATCAGCTCAGTCGTTCCGCCTCTCCTCGTGAGATTCTCGCAAGTCAACGAGGCGGACGCCAACGTTCCTGGTAGGAAGCCGGGACTTCAGTCTGCGTATCTTGTGGGCGGTCAGCTTATGAGAGTGTTACGACCGCTTGCCCTGGGCTTGGTGCATACACAAGCACGAGGAATGTAAGTGGATTTTCCTACACTTGGACCATGCTTGGAGCGCCCGTTCCGCCTGACGAAGCAGCACGACTGCTGGACCTGGCGCAGTACCACATCCTCGACACAGCCCGCGAAGAGGTTTTTGACCGGGTGACCCGCCTGGCAGCCCGGTTCCTCCGCGTTCCCGTGGCCGTCGTCAACTTCGTGGATGTCGACCGTCAATGGGGGAAAGCCATGGTCGGGCTGGATGATTCAGAAGCGCCGCGCGAGTACTCCTTTTGTGCGTGGACCATCCTGGGAGACGCCCCCTTCGTCGTGCCGGACGCCTCCTCCGATCCACGGTTCATGCACAATCCCATGGTGACGGGCGAGCCGCACATCCGCATGTACGCCGGTGCTCCCCTGATCACGCCCCGCGGTCACCGCATCGGAACATTGTGCATTACGGATAACAAACCGCACCCCCTAGAGGAAGAAGACCTCCGCGCGCTTCAGGACCTCGCGGCAATGGCGGTCAATGAATTGGAATTGCGCAGTCATCTTCAGCGGATGCAATCCCAAATGAGTGCTCAAGTGGAGCAGGCGGAGGATCTTCGCCAGAGACTGGAGCATGCCAGAACACTGCAAGCGGTTCACGACCTGATGGACTTACCTCTCACCCTGGAAGAAGCGGTGCGGGAAGCGGCGACCCTGATCGGGCAGGCCATCCAGGCGGACTGGACGGGACTCATTACTTTTGAGAACGGTCAACCGCATACGCAGCGGGTGTACGGGCAGCCAGATCTTCATCCAGTGTTGTTCAACCTGGCTGAGCGCCTCAATACGGCGAAACAGAGCGTCACACACATCATGGAGGGGCTGAACACGCCGTTCTATCTGGATACCTACCGGGACCATCCTGATGCGCTCCCTGCTGTGGTTGAGGCAGGACTGCAAGCGGCGGCCTGGGTTCCTTTGGGCACCTGGGAAGGCAAGACCCTCCTGATGCTCACCCTGCGGGTCGGGCAGGAGCGGGAACTCCCCTGGCGGGGGAGTGACCGCGTGTTGTTGGAAGCCGCAGGACGAAGTGTGCGGGCGGCGTTGAATGAACGGGCGGCTCTTCAGGCCGCCGCCCAGGCTGCGAGGCAGGATGCCCTCACGAGAGCCCTCAACCGTCGAGCCTTGGATGAGGATCTGGAGCAGTTGGAAGCCTCAGGAGCGAACTACACGCTTGCCCTGATGGATTTGGACGGCTTTAAAGCGCTGAACGACACTGAGGGCCACGCGCAAGGTGACAAGGTGCTCCGTCTGTTTGCGCAAGCGCTGAAGGTTGAAGTGGGTGACCAGGGTGAGGTCTATCGACTGGGAGGCGATGAGTTTGTACTGCTCCTCCCGGAGGTGGTTGAGGAAGAGGACGTGTACGAGATGGTGGACGTCGCTGTGCCCGCTGCGCAACAGGGCGCGATCAGCCGCATTGGGGCGAGCGTTGGTGTGGCCCAGAGTTCGGCTGTGGAGCGTTCAGCAGATGTGGTGAAGTTGGCAGACGTACGGATGTACGAAGCGAAGCGCCGCCGGAAGGACGCTCAGAACCAAGTCGAAGTCTGAATACACTTCTTTTGGGGATCTGATTCTATTGGGCTGATGGAGAAGTAAGTTGGGAATAGGAATAGCTGAGCGCGGAGGTGCATGATGCATCGCCGTTCACCCACCGTCTCAATGACGTCAGTGGACGATGCCGAGGGCAAAAGGCACGAAGCCCAGCGTCTGCGCAAGATAGGGCGCGCAGAGGAAGAGTGCTTTGGTGCCGCGCGGTCGTGACAGCACCCAGGTCCAGCAATTGCTCAGCTGTGCTCGTAGAGGACGGCTCAGCTGGTGAAGATGAGGTGGGCGGAGTGGGGGAGGCCAAGGCCGGTTATGGCGTCTCGGGTTTCTGCTCGATGGGGACGCAGAGCGCGCGTTCATACAGAGCGCTGAGGCGTTCGAAGTCCTCGCCCTTGTATTTCAGGAGCGCAGCGGGAAGCTGGTCCCGGGTAGCCTTGAGGCCTTCATCAGCCAAAGCGTCGGTGGTAGCAAGGTGAGGGGGATGGGTCTGCTCGTAGGTGGGAATGTCGCGTTTCTTACCCATAATGGTGTGCTCCTGCCAGGCCCGCTGGGGCGTGCTGGAATGAGGGTGCCGTAAATAGGGAGAGTACAACACCTGAGGGGATTCTCGGCGTTGTGCGGGCCTTTGGCCTAGAGCCCAGCGCAACTTCACGACCCCGGGCTGGAATCGGGAACCCAGACGGCGGTTCAAGCCAATAATCACCTCGTTCAACGCGTTACGCCGTTTAGGGCTGAGCGAGGTTATGGGCGAGGACGGCCAGGACGACGCGGAGCCGGAGAGAGGGAAGTGTTTTGGTCTG
The sequence above is drawn from the Deinococcus hopiensis KR-140 genome and encodes:
- a CDS encoding CBS domain-containing protein, whose product is MTREVITVDEETSISQAAAHLLRRHISALLVVNKHGHLTGIVTVKDLLRELVRLTS
- a CDS encoding sensor domain-containing diguanylate cyclase, whose amino-acid sequence is MLGAPVPPDEAARLLDLAQYHILDTAREEVFDRVTRLAARFLRVPVAVVNFVDVDRQWGKAMVGLDDSEAPREYSFCAWTILGDAPFVVPDASSDPRFMHNPMVTGEPHIRMYAGAPLITPRGHRIGTLCITDNKPHPLEEEDLRALQDLAAMAVNELELRSHLQRMQSQMSAQVEQAEDLRQRLEHARTLQAVHDLMDLPLTLEEAVREAATLIGQAIQADWTGLITFENGQPHTQRVYGQPDLHPVLFNLAERLNTAKQSVTHIMEGLNTPFYLDTYRDHPDALPAVVEAGLQAAAWVPLGTWEGKTLLMLTLRVGQERELPWRGSDRVLLEAAGRSVRAALNERAALQAAAQAARQDALTRALNRRALDEDLEQLEASGANYTLALMDLDGFKALNDTEGHAQGDKVLRLFAQALKVEVGDQGEVYRLGGDEFVLLLPEVVEEEDVYEMVDVAVPAAQQGAISRIGASVGVAQSSAVERSADVVKLADVRMYEAKRRRKDAQNQVEV